In a single window of the Flavobacteriales bacterium genome:
- a CDS encoding T9SS type A sorting domain-containing protein: MKKLLLSVLSIGLLSGAMAQERYLDEIFTGVDMTANVQYGTNYNFILPYPAPPLPNFALKTDVYQPSGDSETNRAAVIVLHTGNFLPKYLNQSATGNNKDSSIVVSAELFAKRGYVAFAPAYRLGWDPTNSDADVRRGTLLNAVYHALGDVKALVRYIKKTVAEDGNPYGVNPDRIIIYGQGSGGYLSLAYGSLDRIEELENEASGKWLSTSTINNFVENQLYINTDSVGGIDGFGGVYNDTNYYGYSNDVVACVNVGGALGDSAWMEAGEPPLISFHVPDDGFAPFTQGLVIVPTTQEVVVDVVGSRWAIGRANELGNNDVLYGSTPYNDPYTVAAETALASSHFSYPSALNPTPQEYLNLDPSMYKGLFPFIRPQIQWPFQESSPWDWWDEQVVMDNAAPIVGATAAQAIIDNGASGSPTMSAAQGRAYLDSIQGYLAPRLYHLINSDVSVQETEFVNSNTYVYPNPANDFLVVKTNQGIRITDIEIYDMKGSLVRTENGLNKFSHQINGINQMPEGLYLVKVSTDSGMITRKVFVD; this comes from the coding sequence ATGAAAAAACTATTACTGTCTGTCCTTTCCATCGGCCTCCTGTCCGGTGCAATGGCCCAAGAACGCTACTTGGACGAAATTTTTACGGGGGTTGATATGACGGCAAATGTTCAGTACGGTACCAACTACAATTTCATTTTACCATACCCGGCTCCTCCTTTGCCGAATTTTGCTTTGAAGACGGATGTGTACCAGCCATCAGGAGATTCTGAAACAAACCGTGCTGCGGTCATTGTACTTCATACAGGAAACTTCCTTCCCAAATATCTGAACCAAAGTGCCACGGGAAATAATAAAGACAGTTCCATTGTTGTTTCGGCAGAACTGTTTGCTAAGCGTGGTTATGTTGCATTTGCACCAGCCTACCGATTGGGTTGGGATCCGACAAATAGCGATGCGGATGTTAGAAGAGGAACACTCCTAAATGCAGTCTATCATGCATTGGGCGATGTGAAAGCCTTGGTCCGCTACATTAAAAAGACCGTGGCTGAGGACGGGAATCCTTATGGGGTAAATCCCGACCGAATTATCATCTATGGTCAAGGTTCTGGTGGTTATCTATCACTTGCCTACGGTTCATTGGATCGTATTGAGGAATTGGAAAATGAGGCCAGCGGAAAGTGGTTGAGCACAAGCACCATTAACAATTTTGTAGAGAACCAGTTGTATATCAATACCGATTCTGTTGGAGGGATCGATGGATTCGGTGGTGTGTACAACGACACCAACTACTATGGGTATTCCAATGATGTTGTGGCATGTGTCAACGTTGGCGGGGCCTTAGGAGATTCTGCTTGGATGGAAGCAGGCGAGCCACCGCTTATCTCATTCCACGTGCCAGACGATGGTTTTGCTCCATTTACGCAAGGGCTTGTTATCGTTCCTACAACACAGGAAGTTGTGGTTGACGTAGTAGGAAGCCGATGGGCCATTGGTCGTGCAAACGAGCTCGGCAATAACGATGTACTTTATGGATCCACACCTTATAATGATCCTTACACCGTTGCAGCAGAGACAGCACTTGCCTCCAGCCACTTCAGCTATCCTTCGGCACTGAATCCAACACCACAGGAATACTTGAACCTGGACCCTTCTATGTATAAAGGGCTGTTCCCGTTCATCCGTCCACAGATCCAGTGGCCGTTCCAAGAGTCAAGCCCATGGGATTGGTGGGACGAGCAGGTCGTAATGGACAATGCCGCTCCTATTGTTGGTGCTACTGCAGCTCAGGCCATTATTGACAATGGTGCAAGTGGAAGCCCAACGATGTCAGCGGCACAAGGTCGTGCCTACCTTGATTCTATTCAGGGTTACTTGGCACCTCGCCTTTATCATCTGATAAACTCTGATGTGAGCGTTCAGGAAACCGAGTTTGTGAACTCAAACACTTATGTTTATCCGAACCCGGCCAACGATTTCCTTGTGGTGAAAACCAACCAAGGAATCCGCATCACAGATATTGAGATCTATGACATGAAAGGTTCATTGGTGAGAACGGAGAACGGTCTGAACAAATTCAGCCACCAGATCAACGGCATCAACCAAATGCCAGAAGGTCTTTACTTGGTGAAAGTGTCCACCGATAGTGGCATGATCACCCGCAAGGTTTTCGTGGACTAA